One Fusarium poae strain DAOMC 252244 chromosome 4, whole genome shotgun sequence DNA window includes the following coding sequences:
- a CDS encoding hypothetical protein (BUSCO:36190at5125) has protein sequence MMSQYSMAQQDHAYKTTMSNSPWNPTRNSYTDPSVHGGFDNGFYSSQRYGDYRNNTSSESLVTSANSSVNYSASNYNLAGGLPIGTNGHMSRAESTYPAAPSFGARPPSGSYGKPVGHGSYKAPTSQSWENRERYSPTDSVDDIIASPNLSDYSLENGMTNTAPGGKSKSTGKGRSQRRPSNRDEFDGPHQFLQRPPPDVIAMQERELPHLPTNLHVQEQDNVLSQVNDRLSQCAYDFVAKYQFPIPLTQDMRPVERPQDREWTEWVYLLKRLATKRRIPARVLYNGQIKQFVTILENSLEMRHAAKHQSRPLKDDRNILQLISAGIQVAKILKDASAMDYLDRLYVSTDKQIQDRAATRYRA, from the exons ATGATGAGCCAGTACAGTATGGCACAGCAAGATCATGCCTACAAGACTACAATGTCGAACAGTCCTTGGAACCCAACTCGCAA TTCATACACTGATCCTTCGGTACATGGAGGTTTCGATAATGGCTTTTACTCATCACAAAGGTATGGTGATTATCGGAACAATACCAGCTCGGAATCCTTAGTAACATCGGCCAATTCAAGTGTCAACTACTCGGCCAGCAACTACAACTTAGCTGGCGGTCTACCTATTGGTACCAATGGTCATATGTCACGCGCTGAGTCGACCTATCCTGCCGCTCCCTCGTTTGGTGCCCGTCCCCCATCAGGATCGTATGGCAAGCCAGTTGGACATGGCTCATACAAGGCACCGACCTCTCAGTCGTGGGAGAACCGTGAGCGATACTCGCCTACCGACTCAGTGGACGACATCATCGCATCACCCAACCTTTCGGACTACTCCCTGGAAAATGGGATGACCAACACTGCCCCCGGAGGAAAGTCAAAGTCTACTGGCAAAGGTCGCTCACAAAGGCGACCTTCGAACCGTGACGAATTCGACGGTCCTCATCAGTTCCTGCAACGACCACCTCCGGATGTTATTGCTATGCAGGAACGAGAGCTCCCGCATCTGCCAACCAACCTCCATGTTCAGGAACAGGACAATGTTTTGAGCCAGGTCAATGACCGACTTTCACAATGCGCCTATGATTTCGTGGCCAAATACCAGTTTCCGATCCCATTGACCCAGGACATGAGGCCCGTCGAGCGACCACAAGACCGAGAATGGACCGAGTGGGTTTACCTTCTCAAGCGACTAGCGACGAAGCGACGCATCCCAGCACGGGTTCTCTACAATGGACAGATCAAGCAGTTTGTCACGATCCTTGAAAATTCTCTCGAGATGCGACACGCTGCCAAGCACCAAAGTCGCCCGCTCAAGGACGACCGCAACATCCTTCAGCTGATCTCGGCCGGTATTCAAGTAGCCAAGATCCTGAAGGATGCCTCGGCTATGGACTACCTAGACCGACTATACGTTTCTACAGACAAGCAGATCCAGGATCGTGCCGCCACCCGGTACCGAGCTTAG